CTGAAAATCCTGATTCTGATGAATGAACAGTCTATATATATGGGCGCACACTTTCCCACGCATAACATAATCATAGTCGAAACTCAGAACTTTGTCAAGCACCAATTTGTCATGAAACCTGGGTTACAGAGAGTACAGAGGGTGGACAATGGCCACCCTACACTAATCCAAGGTTGCTTAAACTAGGGCTGGTACAGGAATTTCTAGGTGGGGATATAATGGGAAGCGATCGCACAATGCGGCCACTCTCATTAAACAATCTTTAGTTACTGTATCTGAATCGGGGGAAAGTAGGCGATCGCTAATAATATTCGCAACTTCCGTAAATTCTGCCACACCTAAACCTCTAGTTGTCATCGCTGGAGAACCCAATCTTAAACCACTGGTAATAAAAGGTGATTCAGTATCAAAGGGAACTGTATTCTTATTCGCGGTGATATTCACAGTGCTAACTAGTTGATCTCCTTTCTTCCCAGTCATGCCAACAGAACGTAAATCTACTAACATCAAGTGATTGTCAGTGCCATTAGACACTAATTTAAAGCCTCTGTTTTGTAATTGAGTAGCCATCGCCCGAGCATTTGCAATTACCCGCCCAGAATAGTCTGTAAACTCAGGTTTGAGAGCTTCTCCAAAAGCCACAGCCTTACCAGCAATAACGTGTTCTAGTGGTCCACCTTGAGTTCCGGGGAAAACTGATTTATCCAGCTTTTTACCCAATTCGGCATCACGGGTCAAAATCAAGCCACCTCTTGGACCACGTAAGGTTTTATGAGTTGTAGTTGTGACAACATCGCAATAAGGCAGAGGATTGGGATGATGACCAGTCGCCACTAAACCAGCAATGTGAGCAATATCTGCAAGTAAATAAGCACCAACTTCATCAGCAATACTGCGGAACTTTTCAAAGTCAATAATCCGAGGATAGGCTGAATAACCACAAATCAACAGTTTAGGACGTTCTTTGATCGCTAAATCACGGATTTGGTCATAGTCTAGTTGTTCGGTTTC
The DNA window shown above is from Anabaena sp. WA102 and carries:
- the glyA gene encoding serine hydroxymethyltransferase; protein product: MTKTNSDLLKNSDSAINELINQELQRQRDHLELIASENFTSAAVLAAQGSVLTNKYAEGLPGKRYYGGCEFVDKIEQIAIDRAKQLFGAAHANVQPHSGAQANFAVFLTLLQPGDTIMGMDLSHGGHLTHGSPVNVSGKWFQVRHYGVSKETEQLDYDQIRDLAIKERPKLLICGYSAYPRIIDFEKFRSIADEVGAYLLADIAHIAGLVATGHHPNPLPYCDVVTTTTHKTLRGPRGGLILTRDAELGKKLDKSVFPGTQGGPLEHVIAGKAVAFGEALKPEFTDYSGRVIANARAMATQLQNRGFKLVSNGTDNHLMLVDLRSVGMTGKKGDQLVSTVNITANKNTVPFDTESPFITSGLRLGSPAMTTRGLGVAEFTEVANIISDRLLSPDSDTVTKDCLMRVAALCDRFPLYPHLEIPVPALV